ACGGATATGGCTTTGTTGGTCCAGTGGCATTTATTTCAAGCCTATAATATGTGTGTTTGACTGTGATTGCGAGCATGCATGTAAAATACATGATTAATCCTGTCTGGTGTCTGTAAATGTTATTACTTGGTATTGTTTTATTTACGCAGAAACAATATTTTGTAATCTGTTTCCACGGCACCAATCAAATCCTGACACTATGACTTGCTTAGCATATTAAGTTTAAATCTGATTGTGTGATCTGATTTTAATTTCATCCTTGTATGGTTGGATGATCTTGTTTTGCATTTCCGAGGCTAATTCCCCACCctgccccccccccccccccccccaattTTTTCTTGTTCTCGATCTTGTGTACCTTTCCCCccttgcatttgaattttgaagtgGAATTTTGGGCATTAAATGATACAGACTCAGATGTATATTGTTGAGATAAATAATCAATGCATAAAGCATCCACATGATTATGTATCTTCTATGCTGGTGCTCATAATTTCCTCATTTACCGTTCACTTAGTTTGATTTGTGCATTTTGCTTTAGGCCAATAGGAAACTGGGTTATATGTTTAGGATGAGAAGATATAGGACAACGTTATGGTCCCATTTGTTTTGCACTCGGGAATTGAGCggatgagaatgattatcttttATGTTGTCTTTATGTGTACTTGAGCACTGAAACCTCTTTCTAGTGTTTCCCCCTAGTTGAGGCATCTGCATATCATACTCTCACTTCTTTAAAGCTAATTCAAGCGCAAGTACGTAGTATATCCTTCGGCATGGAATCTTGTAACATTCTTCTGCTTGAATCACATATTACATTCATTTTAATGTTGACTAGGCAGTTATACGATGATTACTCATAACTTCGTGGTGGCTCAAGTTTTGTGATGTCAAATTTTTTGCTGTTTTTCACTATTCTTTATTTCTCATTCGCTGGATCAACAGAAAAATGTTGCCCAGGACATTGAAGCCAAGGGATTCAACCCAGGTTTAATTGTCCTGCTTGTCATAGGTGGGCTGCTCTTGACATTCCTCATTGGAAACTATGCTCTGTACGCATACGCCCAGAAAACCCTCCCTCAGAAGAAAAAGAAGCCTGTTTCAAAAAAGAAGATGAAGAGGGAAAGGCTGAAGCAAGGTGTATCAGCTCCTGGAGAATAGATGGAGGTAACATGGGATGTTCCCCTAGGAAGTCAAGTTGTTCTTTAGACTTCAAATGTTAAAAACTTTGTCAAAAAAATCATTGCATTGTTTTTAGACCTTCGTTGTCATCCAGTGTGGAAAGAACTTCACTTGAGATTAGAATTAGACTCTCGGCATTGTCTATTGACTAAGAACTAAGAAGGTTGTTTGGATCCACGATATTgcctttttaaattttttgtttgaCGTTTTAGTGATGTTGGGAGACCGAGTTACGCACACACACACTGTACATACTCACAAGGGATAAATAGGTATCTTGCCTTTTACCTCTCCTCTGGAGATCTGTGCCTAGTACTTTCTCTTCTACGGATGGATAAATTACCATTCCGTAGAAACTAAAGATGTTCCAAGTTACTATTTCCAATGGAACTTTAAAAGGTTCAAATTTCACAATGCCAAGGACCTAGTATGAATGTTGCGGTAAGCTAAACTCTCTCCGTGAAAATCAGCGAGTTTAGCTCTCATttattttcagagttgaaactaAAATACTCTCGTACATGAAATTTTACGTAGTGgatgtataattttaattaaaatgcaTGATATTTACCTAATTTGAGTGCAAAACATCATTTTAAAGAGAAAATGAAGCTTGTTTGCCCACTAAAAATTGCTCTTATCTTCTGTTTGGATCGTTGATAACCAATACGTTCCCTCCGGCAAATGAAATATCTGCCCTAGGGTATGAAGGTCTGAACTTAATTCAAGAAAATTGGGAAATGTGCTAGACAATACTTAGATACAATATGACTGGAttactttaataaattaaaaaataaatcaccTTTATGGCAAAAGATGACCCACTTTTCTCTTGATATCAGCCTTTTCGATTTCCCAAATGAGAGGGTAAAAGATTTCAATAgtttgtttttttataattttttttattttagagATATCAAAGTATAATgctcatattaaataaatgaattttCTAATATTagagaaatattttttaaagaaaaaaatcaatAGGATAATTGTTTATAAATGTGGTTGCGTGTCACTTTATGTGGCATTCTCATTTTCAAAGTAACGacacaagaaaattaaatacAAATTGAAAAACAAGATGAAATTGTAGGATGATGAACACGATCATTTCACAACCTGAATGTAAACTTTCAGGAATGGAATAACTTCACGGTTCCAGTTTTCATTCAATCTTTGCTCAAGTTTtctgcaaaaataaaaaatggaaaGTTCTTATTAAAATACTTTGGAGGAACTATTGCTAAATTTGTCTTGGCTGGTTGAGAAGAATAGATCTAAGGCACAAGCAAGAAACATATGTTCAGTTCTCATGATTATTCTTCCTCTATTTTGGAGCAAAACTTGTCAGATACAAGACAAGATCAATCTACATTGTTTTCTTTCGGAAAGAAGCAGAACCAAAATCATTGTCCATTTATCAATTATTCGAAGTTACTATGTCACCAAAAACAACGGTCTGGATTAAGCCTCTCACCTGTTCTTGCTGGTTCTGATTTACATCTTGTCAGTAGTAAAGGATGAACTACTTCACCTCCTTCAGTTCCCTTGGAATCTTGATTATTATTTTCTGTATTTGCATTTTCAGTTTCCAACTTCCTACTGCTTTCGGGGATAGTTTTTGATTCCTCCGCCGCATTCTCTGGACAGGGATGAGGTTCTTGCTCTGTTTTTTCCTCGATTTCAGTTTTGACCGCTTCTATTCCAGTAGGTTCAAATGGGGACCCCCAAATTCTTGCTGCCAAAGATGAAGATCTGTAAGGAGCAGATCTGCATCTAGTCAAGATTAGTGCATTTTTGGGTGGGCAAAAAACGAAATCATCTTTACTTTCTTGAATCCCAACTCCAAGGTTTTCACACTTTATATCGTCAACCTCATTCTCGCTACTACAATTATTATCGTCTCTTTTATCAGCGGAAGCACCATTCTCATTCTTTTTGAATTTCTGATTCGAATTAGCCCTGAAAGAATCCTCTCTATCATCCACTTTCTTGCAGTAAACAGACTTACAGAACAAAAACCAGCTGCCAAATCTTGAGCTAACTTTTCCGCAAGATGAGATTTTCTTGTGCCGCCACCAGGGACGGTGGCTTGCGGTGCTCTTGGCCTTCGCATTGGATGAGCGCCGAGCAGAGACTTGGCCGAAGCAAGTTACTTTAGGAGAAGATGGCTCTTGTGTAGTTTCAATCACACCAACCGCGTTCTTTTTTCCTATCAGCATCGGGCTTGCACGTGGCCTGCCGCTGCCGCTGCCGCTGCCGCTGCTTCTGCTTCTGCTTTTGCTTCCCAAATCGCTTTTCAAGGACCTCATCAATGGCGGAGGAAAATTTTCCGCCCCCGCCTTGCTTGGACTCGACATTGACATCGATAAAGATTTCATCTTTACACTAAAAATGCATAAAAGTCACAGAAATCTGCAGTTTCCAATGGTTAGAAATGAATCTTGGCTTGCCTTGCTATGCCCATGCATGTATTGTGTTTTATGCGTGTGTCTTCTCTGGTTTGTTCTGGTGTTGGAAGAGGGGATTGAGATTGAAGGGGTAGGCTTTTTCTTACGATATGCTATTTTTTTTCCTGGATTTTAGTTTTTGTCACTTTCTGATATGACGTTAATGCCTCATAGTCAGTGTAGaataaatttacattttaaaaaattatttcaaaaaattcaCGCCcaaatgcacaatctatcttttCCATATAAAATAGctaatttgatatatattaaatttgggGTAACAATTAAAAAGCGATCACGAACGAGGATATGCCTATGATTTTCCATCATAACTATTGTTAAAGTTATCATTTTTCTTGATATGCAATGCCTATCATCGGTTGGTATAATGCTACCACATGATTTTACAATAGAATCATTTGAAGGGTTGAACCATTACAttttcaacacttgaataaTTTGTGCCCCAACTGatccaataattaataata
The sequence above is a segment of the Primulina tabacum isolate GXHZ01 chromosome 6, ASM2559414v2, whole genome shotgun sequence genome. Coding sequences within it:
- the LOC142548537 gene encoding DNA-binding protein S1FA-like, which translates into the protein MDYEPDFDDRVPPAFDRMKNVAQDIEAKGFNPGLIVLLVIGGLLLTFLIGNYALYAYAQKTLPQKKKKPVSKKKMKRERLKQGVSAPGE
- the LOC142548538 gene encoding uncharacterized protein LOC142548538 gives rise to the protein MKSLSMSMSSPSKAGAENFPPPLMRSLKSDLGSKSRSRSSGSGSGSGRPRASPMLIGKKNAVGVIETTQEPSSPKVTCFGQVSARRSSNAKAKSTASHRPWWRHKKISSCGKVSSRFGSWFLFCKSVYCKKVDDREDSFRANSNQKFKKNENGASADKRDDNNCSSENEVDDIKCENLGVGIQESKDDFVFCPPKNALILTRCRSAPYRSSSLAARIWGSPFEPTGIEAVKTEIEEKTEQEPHPCPENAAEESKTIPESSRKLETENANTENNNQDSKGTEGGEVVHPLLLTRCKSEPARTENLSKD